The genomic DNA AGTGGGGCCTTTACAGTATGTCTTCTCTTATGTAACCTGACTAACCGCTAGACTACTGCAACGAGTGGAACCCTCTCACCGGTGCGAACGTTAAGCGCCAATGCGCAGACCACCACTTCATCCAGGAGTTTGACCCAATCTCTGCTCTGTACGTTGTTTGACTATGACGTTCTAACACCAGTGGCGCCAACCTGCCCCAGGACAAGATCTctgcgctcgagtcgcgctcgactaCGATTGGCAACCTTCACGAGAAGAGCAAGGCCGCCAACTACCTGCTGTTTGTTGGTACGATCCTGGTCGGCGTTGCTTTCATCGTCACTTGCCTGATCCACATGTCCGCTCTGATCGTGGCCGCCTTTTTCGCATTCATTGGCTTCGCTCTTCTGCTCTGTGGTGCCGCTATCTGGACGTACATGATGCACCGTGTCAAGAACCTTGGCCTTCCTGGTCTGGACTTTGACTACGGTAACGCGCTGTGGCTGTCTTGGGCTTCGGTTGCTTGCTCCCTGTTTGCTATTCCGGCcctgggcggcggcagtgCTGCGAGCCGTAAGCGCTACAGTAGCGGC from Malassezia japonica chromosome 1, complete sequence includes the following:
- a CDS encoding uncharacterized protein (TransMembrane:3 (o114-133i140-161o181-200i); COG:S; EggNog:ENOG503P4H2), coding for MVLMIFVNIGQLTENMVSRNIYLARLKTPNLANLIGSTSGVPAMSKWGLYNYCNEWNPLTGANVKRQCADHHFIQEFDPISALGANLPQDKISALESRSTTIGNLHEKSKAANYLLFVGTILVGVAFIVTCLIHMSALIVAAFFAFIGFALLLCGAAIWTYMMHRVKNLGLPGLDFDYGNALWLSWASVACSLFAIPALGGGSAASRKRYSSGEVY